Part of the Vitis vinifera cultivar Pinot Noir 40024 chromosome 13, ASM3070453v1 genome is shown below.
CGTCCAAACGGTCAGTCAAAGCTCCGACGAGAACCCCAAAATTCCATAGCCGCTGCTCATTTCTTCTCCCCGCGTTCTGCCCTTTTCAAAaactcctcatttttttttttaacaacaaagGCTTCCTACCACCAGCCCATATCTAAGCCCAATCcatttcatatctttttttcttttacaacccaTTACCTTAAACGACCAATATTCAAAGcccaatgaatatttttattttatttcttttattttattttttttgtttattctaattgttttatttgatttccaattcatttttttttaacatacaaatttatttattaacaccaatctaaaactaatttttctcaattttattattcatcagtttaatttaatttttcttaattaattataattaatttttaattaattcatttttttttcgttttcgtttttcgtttccggaaattttcaatttctaaaatcttaagaaattttctaccctAAGGCTGATATgacataaaatttcaactcgtcTATTTGACCGacacaataaaatgaaattcaccaatccgaaattgacacgtgttctccaaacacttttcttttttacttttcaaccatcacacaaaataagacttttcaaactaaaaatgctAATGTGTcataaaatacccggtcattacatCCAAGCTATAGTTGAAGTTTGAGTAGAGGCTCACAATGCCGTACATCATCCATTTTCATTCCATCACCCCATACCCACAAAATCATTTTCTCTCACTATCCAACCTTCCTTCTTCACTTCCACTATCAAACCCATTTCTCCCACCATTTTACCACCTTCCTATCCCACCTTTAATCTCATACCGAACATGCCCATCAAACCCTTCATGCCCATATCCTCCGTCCATTTCATTCTTTACCCCTTTGTTGCCTATTTTCCAACTTCCATGAAGTCTCATGCATGTGCCCATCTACAACTCCTCATTGTCCTAACTTTCAAGTCCACCATACCCACGTCACATTCACTTCCATTAGCCTTAAACACCCCACCGAACCTTTGTTTCTCTCACTACCCATGGCTATATTTCACACCCATCCCATGCACATGGCCACCCATCACATCCAACAAATCCAATACTCATATCTCCAATCGATCTTGTCCATCACTGTGCCCACTTCCATACCCATTGTCGTTTTCTTCACACCCACCAAACCCTCCACCGTCTTCAGCGTTACATCCTCTCTCCAGGCGCTTTTGATGTTGAAAAAGAACCACAGGTCCACACCGGCGCTGCAATTGTTCCACACAGGCAACCCCTTCATTGTCGCCTCTGACAACTTCTTCATTGTTTACGCCTGCGACGATGTCATCAAAATCGTGGACTCCTCCAATGCTTCAATCAGGTAGATTAAGGTTTGGAGGCTCTCATCGCTCAAGTATATTTGCTCTTGGAGGGTGCATTAGAGTCATGTGATAGGCATGGTTTGTGATACCTCGGGTAGAATGGGAAACCTCCATCTGTTTTTTTTACTTCTGGGTTTCTATATTGTATTAGCGGGATTGGCTTATGTACCTATAGTTGCTGCCCATTTCTCACTTATCTTGTCTGCTAAGAGATGCTTCATACTAGTGGTGGCAACAGGTCTGCTGTTTATACTAATGGAGCCTCTAATTCCTTTATCATGGACTTACTTCTCTAACCTAATCAAAGCTGCTTGACAGTCTTCGAAGGACGTCTCTATCTATGGTTTTGTTGCCATAAAGCCTACATGGCCATCGTGGCTACTTATTGCAGCAATCCTGTTAACTCTAGTAGCAGTTATCTTTATCATCCCCATTAATTATATGGTCGAGTTGAGAGCGCTTTATTTAGTTGCCATAGAGATTGCTTTAGGTATCTACATACCTGTTGAGTACTTCCTTTAGGCTGAAGTCCTACATGTTCTTATTGTTATAACCATGGTATGTGCTTCTGTATTTGTGGTCTTCACTCACTTCCCATCTGCCTCAAGCACAAGGTTCATCGCCACATGCCGTCGACAAGATGAAGAGCTTGGAACACCTGGATGTTGCCCACAATAGTTTCACCTGTGTGATTCTACCCATCCGACGCCGTCACGCCTATTTGGCGATTTATAAGGCATGTGATTATTATGATCCTTtctatgtaaataaaataaccaTTGGTGCATTTGCTGCAACTTGAAAAGGATTTTTTTATGAGCACTCCTACTAGGAAAGAAGGTCTCAGAAGTCCTTCCTTACTAAACGGGGCACCATGGATGCTTACAGTGAAAGCAGACACCATAGACAAAGACATCAAGACTACAACCAATCTTGGAAACGGGAAATATTTTGATGAGGAATCATTTTTCCAATCGAGTGATCTTCCATCAAAATTATTACCTATTGTGTATACAGGCTCTAACGGCAATGTGTCATCAGCATTTTGCAACCAAGGATCAGTGAAAGACGAGAAACATTAGAGGAAGGTTGTAAGTTGATTGACAAAGCATGGGAGAGCTTTTATGATGTACAGTTGAAGGATAGGAGTCTAATATGGAACTCTGACTTGTCAGAAACCATAGAGTTGGAAAATCTTTTGATAAACGCATGTATCACTATGCATTCTGCCAAGGCCGGGAAAGAAAGCAGAGGAGCGCATGTCCATGAAGATTTTACAAAAAGAGATGATGAGAAATGGATAAGGCACACTTTGGGATGTTGGGAAAATGAGAAGAATCTTGTTTGAGGATAAGGTTGAGTAAGTTATGGGCCTTGCTTTCATGACTGATGGAAATGGTGCAGTTTTAGAAGAAGCAACTAAAAATTCTTGGATGCAACTAGATAGAAGTGAATAACACAGTTCAATAGTTATTCAGGGAAGATTTGTCAGGCTCAGGACTTCATTCCTATGTAGTTATCTCTATCTTAAACCCATTTCTAGTTGCTTCCAGTTTACATGGCCACCTTTTGGCATGCCACCTTTGGGCCACGTGCTATCTTCCccttcttcatttttaattttgaaaatatttttttaaatcccatTATTCAAGAAAACTTTCTAGATTttagttttcttaagaataattTCAACTCCTCCATTTTTCATCTTTAGCATTTTTCTTAGGATTCAAAAACCCGTTTTTCAATAAAGTTTTTCCGCCATCTTCCTTTCTAGCAAGCCATTTCTATGTCTCCTCTGTTTTTAAAACGTTTTGAAATAAGCGTGAATCTAACCCAGTGATTCCGAATAATGGAgttattgaaattaattcatgcaaaataaaatgggctttagtgggggcccaacatcaactaaattttctttaaaataaagatgaattttgaatGAAGTGTCATGCGTGTTATTAATGATTTTGTACTCGATTTAGTGGCATGTGAGCTATGTTTTATGCTCTTTATTGTACATTGACCTCATTTTTATGATAATGCATTGATCGTTTGATGCCAAAGTATGCCTCGATTTCACTTTGGTCGTTCTTTATTGAGTGTTTTGATTCCTACATGTGCATGATcgctctgagtattcattgatttcgtCATCAATTACTATgttagcttcattttattagtagagacccgactttagggacttagaggggtgctatggtctttgccataccttcccaataagtaacctgaccttcGAACCTAATCCAAATTTTCATcgaccacattttccaaaacgagaagtcacacttagggttttatttcttattttgtttacttttttaaaaataaaacaaaaataagtggcgattccaagttatttttctaaaaaaataaaaataaatcatttttcaaataaaaatcgagttcgtcattcgagtggaagcgcattgagccgaaatacgAGGTCTACAGTGTGATTTGAGATTGATTTTTACGTgaaaaataagtattaaattaataataaataaaaaattattcaatttccaATGGCTAATATATTTTGTTCATCGGTATCACTTCCGTAGATTAGCATTTTATTAAAGATTTTGATACCCAATTAAtgtaagattttaaaaaatattaattataattataaaaatatagcgTGGGTTGGGTGGGGTTACGTGCCGGTGACTCACAGCCAAACCCCAGTTCGGATAAAGTGATAAATCCCAGCCATCTCCTCAACCCTCCACTGCAAAAACTACAATGCCATCCTCATCTTTTCTCTAAAACCCTAAGTTTTTCTCCCAAAATGGCTGCAATTTCCTCGCTCTTCTCACAAACCCTCCTCCACCATCCCactaaaaccctaacccttcaCTCAAAACCTTCAATTCAACCGCTAAAACCCTTCCATTTCCTCAATTCAGTCACGTTCAAAGCCATAAAACCCAAACGACCCATCGCCGTCTCCGCCGTCACCGCAGAAGCGCCGGTCGCCACATCCGATGTTGCCGCGAGGAGACTATACGTGGGGAACATTCCCCGGACTCTCGACAGTGCGGAGCTTGCAAGGATCGTCGAAGAACACGGCGCCGTCGAGAAAGCAGAGGTTTTTCGACAATTCATTGTTGATTTCATTTGATTTGATTGGTTTTGATGGATAGCTACATGTATTATCGGCtccatttttctcaaattttgtcGTAATTTTGTGAATGTTTGTTGGGAATAATCGTTTTGAGTTCAAATGGTTCGACATTTGATTTGTTTGTGGTCTTGACAATGGATGGATACAACGGGATATTGATGGTCTCTGTAAACTGTTCTCTGCTACTTAATCAATACTGCATTGTCGTTGGAATTTATTAGCTGTATTCTGTTACTTTACcttaaaaacaattcaagatGATGAAATGTTTGGTCTGGGATTcgggttttttctttctttctttctttcatttttggaCTTTGGAAAGTAAGAAAATACTCCCAATACAAATGGCACTTGAACATTGTCTAGGGCTGGTGCTTTACTGCCTCcgattgtttatttatttgtttggaaACTTTGATTCTTGGGTTACAAGCTGTCAGAATTACAATTCAGTAGAATTGAATGCTTGGATGTTCTTAGAAATATGCAAATATTCCTTACTTTTAATTGGCAATTTTCGGTCAGGACAACCTTATTTTACCTAAATCATATGATGTTTGCttgctttgttttgtttgtttgtttgtttttttacttctcGAGGATCAAGAAGCATAGTTTTATCACAGAACTTCTCAAAAACGACGAAAGTGAAATTTGATGTTGATTGGCCATCTTGGTTAAAAGCTAGTAAACTTTCCTAAATTACCTCCTAATTAAGACATTttcttttaggctatgtttggttgctggaaaaattgagggaaaatgcaaatgaaagaaaataaagagggaaaatagaaggaaagaaaaatgaaggaaaataaaaaataaatttaaagtcaataaatcatttttatatgctattttaaactaatttaacttattttaactcttcaatataaaaattaaatgacttACAAATGCAttagtttttaactaattttaactatatttgatagaaaatgatttttcttaacaatttttttctttcctttggtatttttcgagaaccaaacataacctcaaACAATTAAGAAAACGTCCATCAATTCCAAGGAAGCAGTGGGTCAACAACTTATGCGCTGACTTTGTTAAATTGCTTTGATGCTAGAGTAATGAATTACTGAAAGGGGAAAGGATTGCACTATTTATTAATGGGTTGATTTGCAATTTGGAATgatttcctttccctttttctgTTAACAGGTGATGTATGATAAGTACTCTGGAAGGAGTCGCCGATTTGCTTTTGTTACAATGAAGACTGTTGAGGATGCAAATGCAGCAATTGAGAAGCTGAATGGCACTGTAAGGCTAATCAATATTTTGTATGGGAAAAATTACATAACATGTAAAGGCACTATTAATGTTCGTAGTTCTTGTAAATGATTGATTGAAGTTTATTGGTTTTTCTGTAACAGGAAATTGGAGGACGGGAGATCAAAGTAAATATAACAGAAAAACCTTTGCTGACTCTGGATATGTCACTTCTCCAGGCAGAGGAATCCCAGTTCATTGACAGTCCCCACAAAGTTTATGTGGGTAACCTTGCCAGGACAGTAACCACAGATACGCTCACCCAATTTTTCTCCGAGAAGGGAGGAAAGGTGCTTAGCGCAAAGGTTTCTCGGGTTCCAGGAACCTCAAAATCCAGTGGGTTTGGTTTTGTTTCGTTCTCGTctgaagaagatgttgaagctGCTATATCATCTTGCAACAATGCTGTAAGTTGTTCATTCTCCCTTTAATATTTAAATCAGAAGCATTCTTGCCCTGATATTTAGTTCAAAGTTTCCAACACATACTGGACTTTTTTTAGGTAATCAGGAAATATATTGAGAGCATCTAGGAAATGGGCGCACCTAAGTACGCAGAACCTATACAATAGGCACCAATAGGcaagcaaaaaataaaaggagaaaCAAAAAACTACTCCCTGCCCTTACTTTGGAACTCGGCCATCAAGAAAGCTTAAGATGGTGATTGAATAATCTTCTATGTATACTCTAATCCATTAAAAAAGATGTACAGAGGAATATTTGATTGCTTGGTctatttgtttaatattttcacATGACCTcctgtttttttccttctacaAGGTCAAGAACAAGCACAAAAGAGCAGTCCTCTCTAagctttctttcacttcttcctCACAAAAACTCGAGATTCCCTGTTACTAAAGAGTGCATCACTCAATTATTCTCTGAACACAGCATAGATATTTGTCTCTTACAACTGCCTAGGCGGTGCTCATGCGTTTTTTCAATTTGAGACTCTAGGGTTGAGCACCTTCATCTTTAACTAATATTGAGCACAACCCTCATTCTCAGATATCTTTGATCTTCATTTAAAAGCACCCTTGCCTGGTAATGCATTTGGTTTCTGTTTGATTATTTCAATGGACATCAACATCTGTATCCTCATTTCAGTTCTTGGATGGGCAACGAATTCGTGTAAACAAAGCATAAGGATAGAGGGCAGCTGCTTCTGGGCTTGGAGAGTAATGTACTCTGTATCGATTTTATTGAAGATTTGTAAGATATTTTCCatgaagaatgaaaagaaaaatgaaaattttcagagCACAGCAACTAAGTATCCATTGTGTTGTTTTGAGCTTTTGGGGTTTTCAACTTATCATGTCGAATTGGTGCTTTTAGTTCTGATCATGTTGTTTCTGTTGGTGATCTCATGGACCTTGTTCTACTTCTATCATAAGAATCCAAAAATATGGGTTCTGTGAGTAGCATAGGTTAGCGCCATCTGATAATGAGCCTGAAATGTTGAGTTCAAGCTTTTCatgtattcaaataaattaGAAGCCTGTTTTATTTAAATGGTATAAGGAGGGGTTGGTGTAACTTGAGTGGGTTGGGTCGAGTTGATGGTTAACCTAAGCCTAATTCGAATTAAGATACAATCTATTTGAATTCAATCCACTGATCGGGATTAGTTGGATTGAACTTGAGTTGTTCTGATcgtataatttttcatatatgttaaatgagacaaaattttaagataatagcaaatattaaaaataaatttatattttttttagaaaattttaaaaatatatgttataattataatttgatgtttttatgtactttttttttaaaaaaaaaatacatataataatgtaaactataaaattataaaatttggttAAGTTACTCTCGTGTTGTAGGAATGGTAAAAAAAGATTTCATCAAATCTAGTCttcttattaaaaacaattatttgaaCTTGTCCAAATGTTGGGTCTAGCTCAAATTGAATTGGGTCgaaaaaatttcatcaaatctaATTTGACTAggaaaaaatctaatttaaatattaaaaatgattatctaCTCAAAGGTTgaatttgattatgaaaaaaaaatctaatttgaatattaaaaatgattatctaCTCAAAGGGTAGGGTGGGGTTGGATTTAGGTTAAATCGTACTAACtttacataagaaaattttaaaaataaaaaataaatttaatgttgAATAAATTATAGTATTATAATACTATCTtgatctaaaaataaaaaaagagaattaTGATATGACAAATCTAAAAAGGAATTTATAGGTGAAAACCAATATCCAAGAAACCTTCTAAACTCAATAAGCCTAAATTACTCCATTCCCTACacattaatattcttttataatCACAAAatcttcttattaattttttatttatttgtatattacTTAATAACTCAAAAGATAGTGTTgagatttttctaaaattatattttaatatttaataaaaaatattattataatttaatgcaaattaattttgaaaagtatcccatgataataaaatttgaatattgttgaattattcaaaagatttatttattttttaattttgtattacCTTATATGATAATGATAATTTTGGAATTCTATAATCTAATAATagcataaattaaaaaaagggaaaactgATCAAAAGGGACAAAAAACCCTCAATATTGTGAAACTAACCCCCCACTTTTAATAGCCTCCAAAATGACCCGAtctggacaaaaatacccctccGCTACATCAACTCCTTTTTCCCTcccattctaattttatttccctccattcacctttttttttttattatttcttccactttctcctttttttcattttctcctgtTATTCCGTTTCTCTCTTTTCAGTGCATTTTTTCAAGTCTCACACAGTTTCTCTTCGGATTTCTTCAACTTAAAGCGGTTTAAGTTGTGGTTGGATAAACAgtgtatgtttatttttatttttccatatttttttctttcatgttttatttattgaatattttcaaacatttaatgagatgtagtaaatatttaaataagtttgaaattgttataatttttttaatatcatttacagCCATGAAAAAAGGGATTAAAAGAAGGAAACCATCAGCTTAAAAAGTATAGTGTGGAGAAACATtgtctatataaaaaaatcaaatgatggtAAGTAATAAAACTTGTGGAATTTTATGATGGTTTTGGTATTGTTTGCATATTTGTTCTTTATATAGATGTAAATATGTGTGAATAGGgttttgatataatatataaagttatcttttttagttatatatcaAAACCTTACGGATATTAAGTTGAACTTGACGTGTGTTAAGTTAAACTTGACGTAAGTTAAGATtgtatatagttattttatagtaacattatattattgttattttatttaattatactcaATTTGAGTTGAATCATTTGCAAATTACCCTTgacattaaatgaattataacataaccaatcttttagtaaataaatatatttttattgtttaaaatagtttagagTTACaatgtttgaatttatttaataactatataCATTGTATTTCTTTAgcattattgatattatttgagGTAGTAAAGATGATTGataatgttatttatttgttgtttattaaaaaaataaatatgtgtaatgaaataatatgtatttaataatgaatgagttttttaaaattaatacctACTTATTGGTGCTAATGCTATGatgtaactaaaaaatattctaatattgtttgttgatgccactaattgaattattttgttattttagtgGTTGATGAAGTAGGAATAATGCTTTTATATGAAGGAGAATGAGTACGAGATGGAAATGTTTTCTATTTCGAAGGAAGTAAAGGTAAAGGCATTGAGATCCCGAAAACTATATCATATAAAGAGTTATTAGGGGTTGTCCATCATATTCTGAAGCTAGATCcaacaaattgttttctttcaatgaaGTATGTATTCAATGCCAACATACCCACAAGTCTTATACAACTAACTGATAATGAGGATGTGAAATTCTTTATTGGTTTAAATTGTACAAATGGTAAGCTATCTGTTCCATTGTGCATCATAGTTGAAAAGAGAATTGATAATCACAATCAGAAATCAatttgcaatttttattttgaatgtcATATGCCTTCTGAGATTGATAATGAATTGAATGGAGACTCAATGTTGATGCAAAAAAGTAGACACATTCATTGTGATTCAGTTGAAACTCTTACTGTTGATGGTGAAAATGgaccaaaatttcaaaatgagtcACTTGAAGGGTATAAAGTTCATGATTGGAACATGAATGAGATTGCAATTAATGAGGAGGATTATAGGATGAATACTAACCCTACTAGTGATAAGCAAGTGACCCAAATTGGCTCATTTAGAACTAGTTCAACTCAGAGTGCAGAAATCTTGACCATGATTGATACAAATGATGGTTTCATACATGACAATCCCACTATAATCGAAGATGTAGCAAATGAAAGACAAAACATGATGCAACAACCTATAGTTAGTGGAATTAGTGATGACCATCTAGAAGAGCACCAAATATActcaaataagaaagaattatAAAGGAAGTTgtatatgatggctctgaaaagGAAGTTTGAGTTCAAAACAACTAAATCCACTACTAAGTTATTGCTTGTTGAAAGTTTTGATAAAGAATGCAAGTGGCGAGTTCGTGCTACCAAGTTGGGGATTTCCAAtatgtttcaaataatgaaattctattCAACACACACTTGTCGGTTAGGTATGATGTCTCGTGACAATCGACATGCAAGTAGTTGGTTGATTGGTGAGAGTATAAAAGAAACATATCAAGGGGTTGGTTGTGAATTTTGACCAAAAGACATTGTAGCAGACATTCGAAAGCAGTATGGTGTTCAAATCAGTTATGATAAGGCATGGAGAGCCAAAGAACTTGCTCTAGGTTCTATTAAGGGATCACCTGAGGAGTCTTATAACACTTTATCATCCTATTGCTATGTTTTAGAGCAAAAAAATCTTGGTACCATTACTGATATAGTTACTGATTgtgataatcaattcaaatacttttttatgtcGATTGGTGCATCTTTTGTTGGGTTTCACACATCAATAAGGCCTGTGATTGCAGTTGATGGGacatttttgaaagcaaagtaCTTAGGGACTTTATTTATTGCAGCGTGTAAAGATGACAACAATCAGATATACCCTTTAGCCTTTGGGATTGGTGATTCAGAAAATGATGCCTCATGGGAGTGGTTTTTACAAAAACTGCATGATGCACTTGGAcacattgatgatttgtttgtgaTATCAGATCAACATGGTAGCATTGAAAAAGCAGTACATAAAGTATTTCCCCATGCGAGGCATGGTGTCTGCACTTATCACGTTGgacaaaatttgaagacaaagttCAAGAATCCTGCAATTCATAAGTTCTTCCATGATGCTGCCCATGCTTATCATGTTTcagagtttaattttatatttgggcaACTAGAGATGATTGACCCAAGAGCAGCAAGATATTTGATGGATATAGGTGTTGATCGATGGGCACGTTCATATTCTACCGgaaaaagatataatatcatGACGACAGGGATCGTTGAAAGCCTTAATGCTATGTTGAAAAATGCTAGAGATCTTCCAGTTTTGCAATTGGTTGAAGAATTGAGAAACTTACTTCAAAAATGATTTGTGACTCGTCAACAACAAGCAATGTCAATGTCAACTGAACTTACCATGTGGGCTGATGGAGAACTTCATTCGAGGTATAATATGTCAGCAACATATCTAGTGGAACCTATCAACTCCAAGGAGTGTAATGTTAACTATGCTGGCATTAGTGCTCAAGTGAATTTAGACACTCGTTCATGCACATGTCGACAATTTGATCTTGATCATGTTCCATGTGCACATGCTATTGCTGCTTGTAGATTTACAACATTTCATGTTACACTTTGTGCTCCAAGTATTTTACTACTAAAGCATTGTTATCTTCATATTCAGAGTGTATTTATCCAACTGGAAATGAAATAGATTGGGTAGTACCTAATCATATTCGTGACAAAGTTGTGTTACCACCTAAAACGAGACGTCCAACAGGAAGACCAAGGAAAGTAAGAATTTCTTCTGGTGGAGAGGGCAAACACACATCTTGTTGTAGTCAATGTGGTCAATATGGGCATAATCGGAAAACATGCAAACGACCAATCCCTTGATATCATGATAGCTTTGGCACTCTATGAActtacatggaatgaaaattgtaatagtcagcttttttgtttttttggtacccATGTGAACGGAAATGTAAGTTACTTTTTTTGTATAAGGTGATAGGATAAGCACATAGATGAATATTGTAATAATGATCCTTTTTTTTGCATACCCATAGAAATGGAGATATTTGTTACTTTTATACATATATGTTATGATGAGTTATGtataaagtatgaatgaaaattacatttttattctcaaactaTGGACTCAACTGTTCTCACGTTTATTGATAaggaacttgacaatagttaagtttaggttttgtctgaagactatagacttaactaccttcaagtttgtacataaaacaacttgacaatggttaagttcaggttttctCTAAAGACCGTTGACTTAACTGCCTTCAAGTTGGTatataaaacaacttgacaatagttaagttcaggttttgtctaaaGATTgtagacttaactaccttcaagtttatacataaaacaactttacaatagttaagttcaggttttgtttaaagaccgtgaacttaactaccttcaagtttgtacataaaacaacttgacaatagttaagttcaggttttgtttGAAGATCgtgaacttaactaccttcaagtttg
Proteins encoded:
- the LOC100266645 gene encoding small ribosomal subunit protein cS22 — protein: MAAISSLFSQTLLHHPTKTLTLHSKPSIQPLKPFHFLNSVTFKAIKPKRPIAVSAVTAEAPVATSDVAARRLYVGNIPRTLDSAELARIVEEHGAVEKAEVMYDKYSGRSRRFAFVTMKTVEDANAAIEKLNGTEIGGREIKVNITEKPLLTLDMSLLQAEESQFIDSPHKVYVGNLARTVTTDTLTQFFSEKGGKVLSAKVSRVPGTSKSSGFGFVSFSSEEDVEAAISSCNNAFLDGQRIRVNKA
- the LOC104881328 gene encoding uncharacterized protein LOC104881328, giving the protein MSIGASFVGFHTSIRPVIAVDGTFLKAKYLGTLFIAACKDDNNQIYPLAFGIGDSENDASWEWFLQKLHDALGHIDDLFVISDQHGSIEKAVHKVFPHARHGVCTYHVGQNLKTKFKNPAIHKFFHDAAHAYHVSEFNFIFGQLEMIDPRAARYLMDIGVDRWARSYSTGKRYNIMTTGIVESLNAMLKNARDLPVLQLVEELRNLLQK